In a single window of the Coriobacteriia bacterium genome:
- a CDS encoding DegV family protein, giving the protein MASGEGICVVTDSTADIPKELVEELGITVVPLSLTIAGETFVDGSISMAEFFRRMNAAPALPTTSQPSVGAFVEAFEEGLSRCKEVVCITISNRLSGTIESATEAARTVGERVHILDSLNLSWGEGFQVVAAAKAVRAGESLAEVKRAFEETRGRMHMLVGLDSLDNLAKGGRIGRVSAFLGGMLNLKVMLTVGDDGAFVPVARARGAKAALQASVDWLGEHVDATKRAAFGVLHAESPDKAAWLEEAIRARFNVVELAVIETGPVIASHTGTGWGVTVVELD; this is encoded by the coding sequence CGTCCCGCTGAGCTTGACCATCGCGGGCGAGACCTTCGTCGATGGCAGCATCAGCATGGCGGAGTTCTTCCGGCGCATGAATGCGGCGCCCGCGCTGCCGACCACGTCGCAACCATCGGTGGGCGCATTCGTCGAGGCGTTCGAGGAGGGTCTGTCGCGCTGCAAGGAGGTCGTGTGCATCACGATCTCGAACCGGCTATCGGGAACGATCGAGTCAGCGACCGAGGCGGCCCGCACGGTCGGGGAGCGGGTGCACATCCTCGACAGCCTGAACCTCTCGTGGGGCGAGGGCTTTCAGGTCGTGGCGGCGGCGAAGGCAGTAAGGGCCGGCGAATCGCTCGCCGAGGTGAAGCGTGCGTTCGAAGAGACACGAGGCCGAATGCACATGCTGGTGGGTCTCGACAGCCTCGACAACCTCGCGAAAGGCGGCCGCATCGGCCGCGTCTCGGCGTTCCTGGGCGGGATGCTCAACCTGAAAGTCATGCTGACCGTAGGCGACGACGGCGCGTTCGTGCCGGTCGCCCGGGCGCGCGGGGCGAAGGCGGCGTTGCAGGCGAGCGTCGACTGGCTCGGCGAGCACGTGGACGCGACGAAGCGGGCGGCTTTCGGCGTCTTGCATGCTGAGTCGCCCGACAAGGCGGCGTGGCTCGAAGAGGCGATCCGTGCGCGGTTCAACGTCGTAGAACTCGCGGTGATCGAGACGGGTCCGGTGATCGCCTCGCACACGGGTACGGGTTGGGGCGTCACAGTCGTGGAGCTCGACTAG
- the acs gene encoding acetate--CoA ligase translates to MTESNAIESLSQEYRVVQPPAWVTDKAHLQTMEEYDELYQRSVDDPEGFWADMAEEMLHWNTKWDKVLEYDFDKPFVKWFQGGTLNVTYNCVDRHLQGWRRNKAAIIWESDEGRTKMYTYQALYYKVCKLANVLKKRGIRKGDRVALYLPMIPELAVAMLACARIGAIHSVIFAGFSSMALRDRIQDSGCKMLITADEGIRGGRVVPLKAEADAALLECPSIESVIVVSRARTRVDMEPGRDYWYHEEVRADDISQHCDVEWMDAEDPLFILYTSGSTGKPKGVLHTTGGYLLFAATTFRYVFDYHDEDVFWCTADIGWVTGHSYIVYGPLAVGATTLMFEGVPTYPDAGRFWEIIEKHGVNQFYTAPTAIRALMKSGEEWPAKHDLSTLRVLGTVGEPINPEAWMWYYKNIGRDNCPIVDTYRQTETGGHIITNFPGITPMKPGSATKPFFGIEPEVVNEDGSETPLGSGGRLCITKPWPGMMRGTWGDPENELMKTVYFTAFPGKYFTGDGARKDEDGYYWLLGRVDDVINVSGHRMGTAEIESALVSHTLVAEAAVVGFPHDIKGEGIYAYVILKTGVDVPQGIEKILRGHVREEIGPIASPDFIHIVPELPKTRSGKIMRRILRKIAGGDRNIEAFGDISTLADPSIVQTIIDTAPQVG, encoded by the coding sequence ATGACCGAGTCAAACGCCATCGAGTCTTTGTCCCAGGAGTATCGGGTTGTTCAGCCGCCCGCCTGGGTGACCGACAAAGCGCACCTGCAGACGATGGAAGAGTACGACGAACTCTACCAGCGCTCGGTGGACGACCCGGAGGGCTTCTGGGCCGACATGGCTGAGGAGATGCTCCACTGGAACACGAAGTGGGACAAGGTTCTTGAGTACGACTTCGACAAGCCCTTCGTGAAGTGGTTCCAGGGCGGCACGCTCAACGTCACGTACAACTGTGTGGACCGCCATCTGCAGGGCTGGCGCCGCAACAAGGCGGCCATCATCTGGGAGTCCGACGAGGGCCGCACGAAGATGTACACGTATCAGGCCCTCTACTACAAAGTGTGCAAGCTCGCGAACGTTCTCAAGAAGCGTGGCATCAGGAAGGGCGATCGCGTCGCGCTCTACCTGCCGATGATCCCCGAGCTTGCGGTCGCAATGCTCGCATGCGCGCGCATCGGAGCCATCCACTCGGTCATTTTCGCCGGCTTCAGCTCGATGGCTCTGCGCGATCGTATCCAGGACTCCGGCTGCAAGATGCTGATCACCGCAGACGAAGGCATCCGTGGCGGACGCGTGGTCCCGCTCAAGGCCGAGGCTGACGCAGCGTTGCTCGAGTGCCCCTCGATCGAGTCGGTCATCGTGGTCTCGCGTGCGCGTACACGTGTCGACATGGAGCCGGGCCGCGACTACTGGTACCACGAGGAGGTCCGCGCCGACGACATCAGCCAGCACTGCGATGTCGAGTGGATGGACGCGGAGGACCCGCTCTTCATCCTCTACACGTCGGGTTCGACCGGCAAGCCGAAGGGCGTGCTGCACACCACCGGCGGCTATCTGCTCTTCGCGGCTACCACGTTCCGCTATGTCTTCGACTACCACGACGAAGACGTGTTCTGGTGCACGGCCGACATCGGTTGGGTCACGGGCCACAGCTACATCGTCTACGGTCCGCTCGCAGTCGGCGCCACCACCCTCATGTTCGAGGGCGTGCCGACGTACCCGGACGCCGGGCGCTTCTGGGAGATCATCGAGAAGCACGGGGTGAACCAGTTCTACACGGCCCCCACCGCGATTCGCGCGCTCATGAAGTCCGGTGAGGAGTGGCCCGCCAAGCACGACCTGTCCACGCTTCGTGTCCTCGGCACCGTGGGCGAGCCGATCAACCCCGAGGCGTGGATGTGGTACTACAAGAACATCGGCCGGGACAACTGCCCGATCGTGGACACGTACAGGCAGACGGAGACCGGCGGACACATCATCACCAACTTCCCGGGCATCACGCCGATGAAGCCGGGTTCGGCGACGAAGCCGTTCTTTGGCATCGAGCCGGAGGTCGTGAACGAAGACGGCTCCGAGACCCCGCTCGGCAGCGGCGGGCGTCTGTGCATCACCAAGCCGTGGCCGGGAATGATGCGCGGCACCTGGGGCGACCCGGAGAACGAGCTCATGAAGACCGTCTACTTCACCGCTTTCCCCGGTAAGTACTTCACCGGCGACGGCGCGCGCAAAGACGAGGACGGCTACTACTGGCTGCTCGGCCGCGTGGACGACGTCATCAACGTCTCCGGCCACCGCATGGGCACCGCCGAGATCGAGAGTGCGCTCGTGAGCCACACGCTGGTGGCCGAAGCCGCGGTCGTCGGCTTCCCGCACGACATCAAGGGCGAGGGCATCTACGCGTACGTGATCCTCAAGACCGGGGTCGACGTGCCCCAGGGCATCGAGAAGATCCTACGCGGCCACGTGCGTGAGGAGATCGGGCCGATCGCGAGCCCGGACTTCATTCACATCGTGCCGGAGCTGCCGAAGACCCGGTCGGGCAAGATCATGCGCCGCATCCTGCGCAAGATCGCCGGCGGGGACCGCAATATCGAGGCGTTCGGCGATATTTCCACGCTGGCGGATCCGTCCATCGTGCAGACGATCATCGACACGGCGCCTCAGGTGGGCTGA
- the hemG gene encoding protoporphyrinogen oxidase — MRIIIIGGGIAGLGAAYKVRRAADAGHDVTFTLVERDDRLGGKIWTDIAEDSDGGRYIADGGSDSFLTDKTAVHRVARLLGIFERECGTLDETKKTFIVKKGRLVEMPDGMMMFAPTKLLPLATSKLYSWPAKLRMALDVVIPRKVRWAEGETAQLHDETLESLVVRRLGREALDRLAEPLAAGVNGDVASEMSVAARYPMLLDMEQKHGSLVRGFLAQRKRVEEMRKKHPPKPGAKRRTMFSSFDEGLQVVCDAMADAAGREHIRTGVAATAIAREDDGWRVTLSTGDSLVGDAVVVASEVWAAAELVAPVEPALGELLETIPCSSCATALLAFDAADYPHDTRWHGILTPAVEHRPMTGVSLMSSKWPDRAPGGRILIRGFLGGPRDAGVLNASNDELLELARTQLVELIGIRADAKPRYAKLFRWEKGMPQYTLGHLDRVDEIERVEATVPGLALAGNAYRGVGVPNALESGERAVSKVLGDAGIELAEDAVEEKRVY; from the coding sequence ATGCGCATCATCATCATCGGAGGCGGCATCGCCGGACTCGGCGCAGCCTACAAGGTCAGACGCGCCGCAGATGCCGGGCACGATGTCACCTTCACGCTCGTGGAGCGAGACGACCGCCTCGGCGGGAAGATCTGGACGGACATCGCCGAGGACTCTGACGGCGGTCGTTACATCGCCGATGGCGGTAGCGACTCCTTCCTCACCGACAAGACCGCAGTCCACCGCGTGGCGCGTCTCCTCGGCATCTTCGAACGCGAGTGCGGCACGCTCGACGAGACCAAGAAGACGTTCATCGTGAAGAAGGGGCGTCTCGTGGAGATGCCCGACGGCATGATGATGTTCGCGCCCACCAAGCTGCTTCCGCTTGCCACCTCGAAGCTCTACTCGTGGCCGGCGAAGCTCCGCATGGCGCTCGACGTGGTGATCCCGCGCAAGGTGCGCTGGGCCGAAGGTGAGACCGCGCAGCTGCACGACGAGACGCTCGAGAGTCTCGTGGTACGCCGGCTCGGCCGGGAAGCGCTCGACCGCCTCGCCGAGCCGCTCGCGGCGGGCGTGAACGGCGACGTGGCCTCCGAGATGTCGGTGGCCGCGCGCTACCCGATGCTGCTCGACATGGAGCAGAAGCACGGCTCGCTGGTACGTGGCTTCCTCGCCCAGCGCAAGCGAGTCGAGGAGATGCGCAAGAAGCATCCGCCAAAGCCGGGCGCCAAGCGCCGCACGATGTTCTCGTCGTTCGACGAGGGTCTGCAGGTCGTGTGCGACGCGATGGCGGACGCCGCAGGGCGCGAGCACATCCGCACGGGCGTGGCGGCGACCGCGATCGCGCGAGAGGACGACGGCTGGCGCGTGACGCTTTCGACCGGCGATTCGCTTGTGGGCGACGCGGTCGTGGTGGCGAGCGAGGTGTGGGCGGCGGCCGAACTCGTGGCACCGGTGGAGCCGGCGCTCGGGGAGCTGCTGGAGACGATCCCGTGCTCGTCGTGCGCCACCGCGCTCCTCGCGTTCGATGCGGCCGACTATCCCCATGACACGCGCTGGCACGGTATCCTCACGCCCGCCGTGGAGCATCGCCCGATGACCGGCGTTTCGCTCATGAGCTCGAAGTGGCCGGACCGCGCGCCCGGGGGCCGGATCCTCATCCGGGGCTTCCTCGGCGGACCCCGCGATGCCGGGGTGCTGAACGCTTCGAACGACGAGCTGCTCGAACTCGCACGCACGCAGCTGGTGGAGCTCATCGGCATCCGTGCGGACGCGAAGCCGCGCTACGCGAAGCTCTTCCGTTGGGAGAAGGGGATGCCGCAGTACACGCTCGGGCATCTCGACCGCGTGGACGAGATCGAGCGCGTCGAGGCGACCGTCCCCGGGCTTGCGCTTGCAGGCAACGCGTACCGCGGCGTGGGTGTCCCGAATGCGCTCGAAAGTGGCGAGCGGGCCGTGAGCAAGGTGCTCGGCGACGCCGGCATCGAGCTCGCCGAGGACGCGGTGGAGGAGAAGCGGGTCTACTAG
- the hemG gene encoding protoporphyrinogen oxidase, with protein sequence MKKVIIIGGGAAGLGAAYKVRRAAGAGHDVDCVLVEKDDRLGGKLATDIVTDPEGGEYVIDGGSDAFVSGKPAIGRIARMLGIDEAMVPAREENKKTLIVKGKRLIEMPDGIMMFAPTKLVPLATTPLYSWPAKFRMALDWFLPRKVRWAEGETAQDHDETLESFVVRRMGRESLDRLAEPLVGGVHASDPKEMSLAATFPNFLEMEQQFGSLIRGFLAERKKREEMRTKYPPKPGAKPWAFFNTFYRGMQQLTDGMADAVGRERIRTGAEVEAIERGAYGWRVTLKGGEVLGGDAVIVATEAWAATRLMRDVDEEIADLLASIPCSSSATVPMAFRAEDCPFDTKWFGILSPLVEHRPLLAVTLSSSKWPDRAPENRVLLRGFVGGPANQHLLEATDEALIETIRAELVDLLGMKPDTQPVYASVYRWVGGMPQYTLGHLDRVDEIERRTRAIAGIDLAGGAFRGVGIPNCIESGERAVTKVLADLGITYDEDTAPSARTH encoded by the coding sequence GTGAAGAAGGTCATCATCATCGGCGGCGGTGCGGCGGGTCTCGGCGCGGCGTACAAGGTGCGCCGGGCGGCAGGAGCCGGGCACGACGTGGACTGCGTGCTTGTGGAGAAAGACGACCGCCTCGGCGGCAAGCTCGCCACCGACATCGTGACCGATCCCGAAGGCGGCGAGTACGTCATCGACGGCGGCAGTGACGCGTTCGTGTCGGGCAAGCCGGCGATCGGCCGCATCGCGCGCATGCTCGGCATCGATGAGGCCATGGTTCCCGCTCGCGAGGAGAACAAGAAGACGCTCATCGTGAAGGGCAAGCGCCTGATCGAGATGCCGGACGGCATCATGATGTTCGCACCCACCAAGCTCGTCCCGCTCGCTACCACCCCGCTCTACTCGTGGCCCGCGAAGTTCCGGATGGCGCTCGATTGGTTCTTGCCGCGGAAGGTGCGCTGGGCCGAAGGTGAGACCGCGCAGGACCACGACGAAACGCTCGAGAGCTTCGTGGTGCGACGGATGGGCCGCGAGTCGCTCGACCGTCTCGCCGAGCCGCTCGTGGGTGGCGTTCACGCTTCGGACCCCAAGGAGATGTCGCTTGCGGCGACTTTCCCGAACTTCCTCGAGATGGAGCAGCAGTTCGGCTCGCTCATCCGCGGTTTTCTCGCGGAGCGCAAGAAGCGCGAGGAGATGCGCACAAAGTACCCGCCCAAGCCGGGCGCCAAGCCCTGGGCGTTCTTCAACACCTTCTATAGGGGCATGCAGCAGCTCACCGACGGCATGGCCGACGCGGTAGGCCGCGAGCGAATCCGCACCGGCGCAGAGGTCGAGGCGATCGAGCGCGGGGCGTACGGCTGGCGCGTGACGCTCAAGGGTGGTGAGGTCCTCGGTGGCGACGCGGTCATCGTCGCCACCGAGGCATGGGCGGCGACGCGGCTCATGCGCGACGTGGACGAAGAGATCGCGGACCTGCTGGCGTCGATCCCGTGCTCGTCTTCGGCCACGGTGCCGATGGCCTTCCGTGCCGAGGACTGCCCCTTCGACACCAAGTGGTTCGGCATCCTGTCGCCGCTCGTGGAGCATCGGCCGCTGCTTGCGGTCACGCTCTCGTCCTCGAAGTGGCCCGATCGGGCGCCGGAGAATCGCGTGCTGTTGCGCGGCTTCGTCGGCGGGCCGGCCAACCAGCACCTGCTCGAGGCGACCGATGAAGCGCTCATCGAGACGATCCGGGCCGAGCTCGTCGACCTCCTCGGCATGAAGCCGGACACGCAGCCCGTATACGCCAGCGTCTATCGGTGGGTGGGCGGCATGCCGCAGTACACGCTCGGTCACCTGGACCGTGTGGACGAGATCGAACGCAGGACGCGCGCGATCGCCGGAATCGATCTAGCTGGCGGCGCGTTCCGTGGGGTGGGCATCCCCAACTGCATCGAGAGCGGGGAACGTGCGGTCACGAAAGTACTCGCCGACCTCGGCATCACCTACGACGAGGACACCGCACCGTCTGCGCGCACGCACTAG
- a CDS encoding transketolase: MLERGFEVPVLDDESAQELEVRARDLRGAILTMTTLAASGHPGGSMSSLEMYLVLWHFAKVDPLRPRVEDRDRIVVSHGHTSPGVYCALADAGFFRLDDAVAHFRQAGSVFEGHVERSVPGVEWGTGNLGQGLSAGVGFALASRLTGRGSRTFVAMSDGEQHKGQVAEARRLAVKEKLADLTVLVDFNGIQISGHTADVMPVDVATGFAADGWGVIEVDGHDVRALYAAVAQAVADTSRPVAVIARTVIGKGVSFMEGRAEFHGRGLTPEEYERAMAELGCEPTLDAARERRGGVTLTPALHRAPRPWAYDPGTPRTYTREKHADNRSAWGTALADIAEANPGVPMAVLDCDLAVSVKTDGFARVRPDGFIQCGVGEHNAATTAGALSVSGVLTFFSGFGVFGIDEVYNQQRLNDINETQIKLAVTHCGLDVGEDGKTHQCLDYVGAFRNMFGWKVIVPADPNQTDRAVREIPVTTGCVAIAMGRSKLPVILGLDGEPLFGGDYKFEYGRATWAREGADGVIMTMGTVAGAAVEASDLGAEHGLSLGVCIVSSPLQLDDEAMARVADAPWVLVAEDHGSRTGLGASVAEWVAERGIGVRVVAHGVTGYQSSGASSDLLARAGLDAQGIIGKVRELLG, translated from the coding sequence ATGCTGGAGCGAGGGTTCGAGGTGCCGGTTCTGGACGACGAGAGCGCGCAGGAGCTCGAGGTCCGCGCCCGTGACCTTCGGGGCGCAATCCTCACGATGACCACGCTCGCAGCGTCAGGTCACCCGGGCGGCTCGATGTCCTCGCTCGAGATGTACCTCGTGCTCTGGCACTTTGCGAAGGTGGACCCGCTCCGCCCGCGTGTTGAGGACCGCGACCGCATCGTGGTGAGCCACGGGCACACCTCACCTGGCGTGTACTGCGCGCTCGCCGATGCCGGCTTCTTCCGGCTCGACGACGCTGTCGCCCACTTCCGACAGGCGGGGAGCGTCTTCGAGGGTCACGTCGAGCGCTCGGTCCCGGGCGTCGAATGGGGTACCGGCAACCTCGGGCAGGGCCTCTCGGCGGGGGTCGGCTTTGCGCTTGCGTCCCGGCTCACGGGCCGCGGATCCCGGACCTTCGTGGCCATGAGCGATGGCGAGCAGCACAAAGGCCAGGTCGCCGAGGCGCGCAGACTCGCCGTCAAGGAGAAGCTCGCCGACCTCACCGTGCTGGTCGACTTCAACGGCATCCAGATCTCGGGCCATACCGCCGACGTGATGCCGGTAGATGTAGCCACCGGCTTCGCTGCCGATGGCTGGGGAGTGATCGAGGTCGACGGCCACGACGTCCGGGCGCTCTACGCCGCCGTGGCTCAGGCCGTGGCGGACACCTCACGACCCGTCGCCGTGATCGCGCGTACGGTCATCGGCAAGGGCGTTTCGTTCATGGAGGGTCGGGCCGAGTTTCACGGCCGGGGGCTCACACCGGAGGAGTACGAACGCGCGATGGCCGAGTTGGGCTGCGAGCCCACGCTCGACGCCGCACGCGAACGGCGGGGGGGCGTCACGCTCACGCCGGCGCTCCACCGCGCCCCGCGCCCGTGGGCGTACGACCCGGGTACGCCGCGCACGTATACGCGCGAGAAGCACGCCGACAACCGCTCGGCATGGGGCACTGCGCTCGCCGACATCGCCGAGGCGAATCCCGGCGTGCCGATGGCGGTGCTCGATTGCGATCTTGCCGTGTCGGTGAAGACCGACGGGTTCGCACGCGTGCGTCCCGACGGCTTCATCCAGTGCGGCGTCGGCGAGCATAACGCCGCCACCACCGCAGGCGCGCTCTCTGTCTCCGGAGTGCTCACGTTCTTCTCCGGTTTCGGCGTCTTCGGCATCGATGAGGTGTACAACCAGCAGCGTCTGAACGACATCAACGAGACCCAGATCAAGCTCGCGGTCACCCACTGCGGCCTGGACGTGGGGGAGGACGGCAAGACGCACCAGTGCCTCGACTACGTGGGCGCGTTCCGGAACATGTTCGGCTGGAAGGTGATCGTGCCGGCCGATCCGAACCAGACCGATCGTGCCGTGCGCGAGATTCCGGTGACGACGGGATGCGTCGCGATCGCGATGGGGCGCTCGAAGCTGCCGGTGATCCTCGGCCTGGACGGAGAGCCGCTCTTCGGTGGCGACTACAAGTTCGAATACGGCCGCGCCACCTGGGCGCGCGAGGGAGCGGACGGCGTCATCATGACGATGGGCACGGTCGCGGGGGCAGCCGTCGAGGCCTCAGACCTCGGTGCCGAGCACGGGCTCTCGCTCGGCGTATGCATCGTGTCGTCGCCGCTTCAACTCGACGATGAGGCGATGGCGCGCGTCGCCGACGCGCCGTGGGTGCTCGTTGCCGAGGACCACGGTTCGCGGACGGGGCTTGGGGCCTCTGTCGCCGAGTGGGTCGCCGAGCGCGGCATCGGCGTGCGGGTCGTGGCGCACGGCGTGACCGGCTACCAGAGCTCGGGCGCCTCAAGCGACCTGTTGGCCCGTGCAGGGCTCGACGCCCAGGGCATCATCGGCAAGGTGCGGGAGCTGCTCGGCTGA
- the hemE gene encoding uroporphyrinogen decarboxylase, whose amino-acid sequence MAYNDLFLRAARREVTESTPVWMMRQAGRYMPEYREIRAKHGFLEMCRTPELAVEVTMQPVDLVGVDAAILFSDILVVFPGMGLDLEFAKGEGPVIHNPVRTVDDIRKLRISDPLADTGYVIETIGILRKELENKVPLIGFGGAPFTLASYMIEGHGTRDYEYTKALMWSEPAAWDELMTKISDTVIAYLSAQIDAGAQVIQVFDSWVGYVAPRDYERSVLPYTKRVIDALTEHGKKVVPEGVPIIHFPNGATSMLDLAQLAGGDVLGVDWRLDMKHVVEQVDERFAIQGNIDPVALFAPDDELERMIIEILEAVGTRPGHIFNLGHGIHKTSDPQKARTMIRLVHEHSARIRGGK is encoded by the coding sequence ATGGCGTACAACGATCTGTTCCTGCGCGCCGCGCGCAGAGAGGTGACCGAGAGCACCCCCGTTTGGATGATGCGCCAGGCAGGCCGCTACATGCCCGAGTATCGCGAGATCCGCGCGAAGCACGGCTTCCTCGAGATGTGCCGCACGCCCGAGCTCGCGGTCGAGGTGACGATGCAGCCGGTCGACCTGGTCGGCGTCGATGCGGCGATCTTGTTCAGCGACATTCTCGTGGTCTTTCCCGGCATGGGGCTGGACCTGGAGTTCGCCAAGGGCGAGGGTCCGGTCATCCACAACCCCGTGCGCACGGTGGACGACATCCGTAAGCTTCGCATCTCCGACCCGCTGGCCGACACCGGCTACGTGATTGAGACGATTGGCATCCTCCGCAAGGAGCTTGAGAACAAGGTGCCGCTCATCGGCTTCGGCGGGGCGCCCTTCACGCTTGCGAGCTACATGATCGAAGGCCACGGCACGCGCGATTACGAGTACACCAAGGCGCTCATGTGGAGCGAGCCGGCTGCCTGGGACGAGCTGATGACCAAGATCAGCGACACCGTCATCGCGTACCTCTCGGCGCAGATCGACGCTGGCGCGCAGGTAATCCAGGTCTTCGACAGCTGGGTCGGGTACGTGGCGCCCCGCGACTACGAGCGCTCCGTGCTGCCGTACACCAAGCGCGTGATCGATGCGCTCACCGAGCACGGCAAGAAAGTCGTGCCCGAGGGAGTGCCGATCATCCACTTCCCGAACGGCGCCACCTCGATGCTCGATCTCGCGCAGCTCGCGGGCGGCGACGTGTTGGGTGTGGACTGGCGCCTGGACATGAAGCACGTCGTCGAGCAGGTGGACGAGCGTTTCGCGATCCAGGGCAATATCGACCCGGTGGCGCTCTTCGCGCCCGACGACGAGCTTGAGCGCATGATTATCGAGATCCTCGAGGCGGTGGGTACGCGGCCGGGCCACATCTTCAATCTCGGCCACGGCATCCACAAGACAAGCGATCCGCAGAAGGCGCGCACGATGATCAGGCTCGTGCATGAGCACTCGGCGCGCATCCGCGGTGGGAAGTAG
- a CDS encoding ferrochelatase — MAGRVGVLLTAFGGPDSLESVGPFMARFMGREPAPAVVAAAQEKYRAIGGPSPLPATAAAIAASLEHHLRSAGHDAVVRAGMRYWDPSIASSLEELRAEGAGRIVMVSLSAFESQVTCEAYRTEAHGAACDLKLADLCEAPSLSRAPQYRDFFGHACAHALDAIVAERALVVMTAHSLPESDLVEDDPYPGGLREVADAVAAIAGLAEGAEFAGDERLPGVSSFGSLAAPVPWLLAYQSRGVRPGTWLGPDLVRVMEVAAEVGYDGVVVVPIGFAIDHMETLWDLDIDAAGRASDLGLSFVRTAVPNDDDSFVEALVGVVEPLL, encoded by the coding sequence GTGGCGGGTCGCGTAGGAGTACTGCTGACGGCGTTCGGCGGCCCGGACTCGCTCGAGTCGGTCGGGCCGTTCATGGCGCGGTTCATGGGGCGTGAGCCTGCGCCCGCCGTTGTTGCTGCGGCGCAGGAGAAGTACCGCGCGATCGGCGGCCCCTCGCCGTTGCCAGCGACCGCCGCAGCTATCGCCGCATCGCTTGAACACCATCTTCGGTCGGCCGGACACGATGCGGTCGTGAGGGCCGGCATGCGCTACTGGGATCCCTCGATCGCCTCATCGCTCGAGGAGCTTCGTGCAGAGGGCGCAGGCCGCATCGTGATGGTGTCGCTGTCGGCGTTCGAGTCGCAGGTCACGTGTGAGGCGTACCGCACCGAGGCGCACGGCGCCGCCTGCGATCTCAAGCTCGCCGATCTGTGCGAGGCGCCGTCACTGTCCCGGGCGCCGCAGTACCGCGACTTCTTTGGACATGCGTGCGCGCATGCGCTCGATGCGATCGTGGCCGAGCGTGCGCTTGTGGTGATGACCGCTCATAGCCTTCCGGAGTCCGATCTCGTTGAGGATGACCCGTATCCGGGCGGACTGCGCGAGGTGGCCGACGCGGTGGCGGCGATCGCCGGACTCGCGGAGGGCGCCGAGTTTGCCGGAGACGAGCGGTTGCCCGGCGTCTCGTCGTTCGGTTCGCTCGCTGCGCCCGTGCCCTGGCTCCTTGCGTACCAGTCCCGGGGTGTCCGCCCGGGGACGTGGCTCGGACCCGATCTCGTGCGGGTCATGGAGGTCGCCGCGGAGGTCGGCTACGATGGCGTGGTCGTCGTGCCGATCGGCTTTGCGATCGATCACATGGAGACGCTCTGGGATCTCGACATCGACGCGGCGGGACGGGCATCGGACCTCGGCTTGAGTTTCGTGCGCACGGCCGTGCCGAACGACGACGACAGCTTCGTGGAAGCCCTCGTCGGGGTGGTCGAGCCACTGCTGTAG
- a CDS encoding inositol monophosphatase family protein — MTDLRQTAEAAAHAGGDALRQHAGRITGLRTKSGTADMVSAADIAAGVAVVSTIAQALPEARFVIEEPEVYELAGVTPGTLGDDEVWVIDPLDGTTSFVHSYPCWSVSVACLRQGRPVAAAVYNVPANEMFSAAAGEGATLDGARLTCAGSPTLDRALLCTGFPYDRGEPFTRQLRLLEALVRPAHDVRRDGSAAVDLCSVAAGRVDGFWETALQPWDMAAGALIVEESGGLITDFAGNPWTVATRDIVAANLALHAVLLEAIRKADRR, encoded by the coding sequence GTGACCGACCTGCGACAGACCGCCGAGGCAGCTGCCCACGCAGGCGGCGATGCCCTACGACAGCACGCCGGCCGCATCACCGGACTGCGCACGAAGAGCGGGACCGCCGACATGGTGAGCGCGGCCGACATCGCCGCCGGTGTCGCGGTCGTTTCGACGATCGCACAAGCCCTGCCGGAGGCTCGGTTCGTGATCGAGGAGCCGGAGGTCTACGAACTCGCGGGCGTCACACCCGGAACGCTCGGTGACGACGAGGTGTGGGTGATCGACCCACTTGATGGTACCACCTCGTTCGTGCACTCCTACCCCTGCTGGTCTGTGAGTGTCGCCTGCCTGCGGCAGGGTCGGCCCGTGGCCGCCGCCGTCTACAACGTGCCCGCCAACGAGATGTTCTCGGCGGCCGCCGGCGAGGGCGCGACGCTGGACGGAGCGCGCCTCACGTGCGCAGGTTCCCCCACGCTCGACCGCGCGCTCCTGTGTACCGGCTTCCCGTACGACCGCGGCGAGCCGTTCACCCGCCAGCTGCGCTTGCTCGAAGCGTTGGTGCGACCCGCGCACGACGTGCGGCGCGATGGTTCCGCAGCGGTGGATCTGTGCAGCGTGGCCGCCGGGCGCGTGGACGGCTTCTGGGAAACCGCGCTTCAGCCCTGGGACATGGCAGCCGGCGCGCTGATCGTCGAGGAGTCGGGCGGACTCATCACCGACTTCGCCGGGAACCCCTGGACGGTCGCCACACGCGACATCGTCGCCGCGAACCTGGCGCTTCACGCGGTGCTGCTTGAGGCGATCCGCAAAGCCGACAGGCGCTAG